GGCCGGCTTGGCCGGGGCTTTGGTGCCGCTGGTGCCGGGTTTGGTAGTAGCCGGCTTGGGGCTGCCCTTGGTGTTGGTAGGGTTGCTGGCCTCCAGGGCGGCGAGGCGCTGCTTGGCCCCTTCAATCACCTCGGCTACCGGGAATTTGTTTTCGATAAGCGAGTTGAGCGTGGTGCGCGCCTGGAAGATTTCGCCCTGGTCTTTGTAGATGTCGGCAATCAGCAAAAAGGCCCGGCCCACCCATAAATCGAATTGGCTGAAGCTGGTGTTCAGCTTGAAGGCAGCATCCAAGGCGGGCTCGTATTTCTTCTGCTGATACAGCACCTCAGCCAGCAGGTACTGGGCCTCGGCGCCGCTCACGTCGGTAGCTTTGGCCGCGTTCGTGAGGCTGGTTACGGCTTGGTCGAGGTTGCCGGCTTTGTAGTCGGCCTTGCCGATGTACAGCGTGGCGGTGTTGGCTACCGTTGGCGTAGCGTTGCCCTCGGCAATTACTTCGTTGGCTACGCGGCTGGCCCCGGCAAAGTCGCCGGCCTCGTAGTAGCTGCGCACCACGCCCAGGCCAGCGGTGGCCCGCTCGCGGCGGTTTTGGGTAGTCTGGCGCAGGCGCTCGTAGTACTTGGCGGCCTCGGCGTAGTTCTTGTTTTCGAACTCCAGGTCGGCCACGCGGCTTACGGCCCGGTTCAGGTACTCGCTCTTGCCTTCCTCCACCACGGCGCGCAGGCGCGGCAGGGCATCCTGCTTGTTGCCGGTTTTCAGGTACGAGTCGGCCAGGAAGAAACGGGCATCGGCAGCCAGCGAGGTGTTGCTGTGCTGCTTTAGGTAGGTTTCGAGGCGCGGAATGGCTTGCTGGTACTTCTCGGCGAGGTACAACGACTTGGCGGCTTCAAACTCCACACTTTCCACCGCTTTGTCGTCGGGGTTGGTGGCTTTGAACTGCGCCAGGTACTGGTCGAACTCCTCCGTTTTGCCCAACGACGACAAGCTCTCCTGCAAACCATAAATGGCGTTGGAAGCTGCTTTGCTGCGTGGGTGCTGCTGCAGCACTTGCTTAAAATCGGCCGCGGCCTTTTCGTGCTGCTGCAGGTTTTGGTAGGCAATGCCCCGGCGCAACAGCGCCTGCGGCACCAGCGGCGAGTTGGGGCGGTTGCTTACCAATCGGCTGAAGCCCTCCACAGCCGGCTGGAAGTTGCCGTTCTCGAAATCGAGCTGCGCCTGCTGATACACGGCGTCGTCGGCGTAGCGCGAGTTGGGCGAAGTGCGCAGCAGCGTTTGCAGCGTTTTGGCGGCATCGTCGCGGCGGCCCATCAGCCCCAGGGTCACGCTTTTCTGGTAGTAGGCAAAGTCCTTTTCGGCGGCGTTGGCCTGAATGACTTTGTCGTAGAGCTCCAGCGCCTGCGCGTAGTTCTTGGCTACGTAGTAGGTATCGGCGAGGCGCAGCGTGGCGTCGTAATAGTTTGGGTCGGTGCCCGGCTTGGCGTCTTTGTCCGACACGTACTGCTGAAAGTACGGGCGGGCCTGGTCGTACTTCTTGGTGTTGTAGTACGCGTAGCCGAGGCCGTAACGGGCTTTCTGGTCGTAGTCGGTTTGGGCAGCGGCGCCGTCGCGGGTGGTGCGCAAGGCCGCGGTATAGCTCTGGATGGCTTGCGGGTACTCTTGGTTGAGGCTGTACACCTCGCCGCGCAATACCTCGGCGGCGGCGCGCAGGGCGTCGTCTTGCGGGTACCGGAGGCTTTTCTCGAGCAAGGGCAGCACCTGCTGGTACTGGCCGTTGTTGTAAAGCGTGGCGGCCTGGTAGTAGGCCACGCGCTGGTACGTGGCGTTGAGCTTGCTGGTGCGCTCGTCGAGGCCTTCGAGGTAGCGCAGGGCTCTGGCGTAGTCGGTGCTGCTCAGGTAGGCGTCGCTCAGCAGGTCGTCGGCGGTGGCGCGGTTTTTTGAGCGCGGGTACTTCTTGCCGAAGTCTTCCAGCGCCGATACCGCCTCGGCCGTATTGCCCAGCTCGTAGCTTACCTGCGCGTACTTCAGGGCGGCGTTTTCGGCTACTTGCTTATCGAAGTTGGCTTTGCGGGCCGCATCAAACGAGTTCAGGGCCTGCTGCTTGGCATTGGTTTGCAGGTAGCTCAGGCCTAGGTGGTAAGCGGCATTTTGGCCTAAGGAGTCGCGGCCGGCGGCTACGTTCTTCAGCGAGCCAATGGCCCCTTTGAAGTCGCCTTGCTTGAAGTTGGCGTAGCCGATTTTGTACTGCACCATCGGCTCGATTTTCTTCCGGCCGGCGGC
The sequence above is drawn from the Hymenobacter sp. YIM 151858-1 genome and encodes:
- a CDS encoding tetratricopeptide repeat protein, with the translated sequence MKLLPRLALAASLSATTPLALQAQHTQKFTNDERYYFEGLELFDRGQYGAAQTSFQQYLETVPRRTGDVRDRTADAEYYFAVSGLYLLHPDSEGRILAFAENNRAHPKAASAYYELGKFYFDKKDHKRAVDYFARVAADNLTGEQRAEAEFKQAYSHFALKEFDKAKLIFDRNKQGNHEFRYASSYYAGYLAYRAGDYAGARQDLGVAEQNDAYRPVVPAIMSQIYYKEGNLNGLIEYGTKALAQTPPPQSADEIQLLVGDAFYQKQDWARAAEYFDKYAAGRKKIEPMVQYKIGYANFKQGDFKGAIGSLKNVAAGRDSLGQNAAYHLGLSYLQTNAKQQALNSFDAARKANFDKQVAENAALKYAQVSYELGNTAEAVSALEDFGKKYPRSKNRATADDLLSDAYLSSTDYARALRYLEGLDERTSKLNATYQRVAYYQAATLYNNGQYQQVLPLLEKSLRYPQDDALRAAAEVLRGEVYSLNQEYPQAIQSYTAALRTTRDGAAAQTDYDQKARYGLGYAYYNTKKYDQARPYFQQYVSDKDAKPGTDPNYYDATLRLADTYYVAKNYAQALELYDKVIQANAAEKDFAYYQKSVTLGLMGRRDDAAKTLQTLLRTSPNSRYADDAVYQQAQLDFENGNFQPAVEGFSRLVSNRPNSPLVPQALLRRGIAYQNLQQHEKAAADFKQVLQQHPRSKAASNAIYGLQESLSSLGKTEEFDQYLAQFKATNPDDKAVESVEFEAAKSLYLAEKYQQAIPRLETYLKQHSNTSLAADARFFLADSYLKTGNKQDALPRLRAVVEEGKSEYLNRAVSRVADLEFENKNYAEAAKYYERLRQTTQNRRERATAGLGVVRSYYEAGDFAGASRVANEVIAEGNATPTVANTATLYIGKADYKAGNLDQAVTSLTNAAKATDVSGAEAQYLLAEVLYQQKKYEPALDAAFKLNTSFSQFDLWVGRAFLLIADIYKDQGEIFQARTTLNSLIENKFPVAEVIEGAKQRLAALEASNPTNTKGSPKPATTKPGTSGTKAPAKPAGKLGNLRQSLTQPTDITNTDTAAPEQDANGSDE